The nucleotide window TCGGCGGCGACGGCGGCGGCAAGCGCCGGCGGCACCCCCGACCTGGCCAGGCGGTCGGCGAGCAGGCGCCGCCCGACGGGCTTGGCTCTGAGCGTGTCGCGGCACCAGGCCTCGGCGAAGCGCCGGTCCGAATGGACGTCCGTCTCCTCGAACCGCTCCAGCACCTCGTCGACGGGACCCGGCGGGTAGCCGGCCGCGAGCAGGCGGGACCTCAGGTCCGCCCGCGTGCGCAGCCGGCGATCGAGTTCGCGGAAGAGCCGGCGGGCGATCTGCTTGCGGACCGCGGCCTCGTGGAGCGTCGCGAGCAGCGCCGCCGGCAGGACCTCCCCGCAGGCGGGCAGATCCGGCGGCAACGACGACGTCGCCAGCTCCAGCACCGTGCCGTCGCTCAGGGCGAGCCGCGCCTCGCCGTCGCCGCGGTCCAGGGACAGCAGGCGGATCCCGGGCTCCGTCCCGTCCACGGCTCAGTCCGTCGCGGCGGCGCGTCGCCCGCGTCCGGGCTTGGGCGCCTCGTCGGCCCCGCCCTCGACCGCGGCCTTCGCCGCCGGCGCGACCGCGTCAGCGGCCGCGGCCGGCTCGGTCCGCACGCCGTAGTGGACGAGCACCTTGTGTTCGATGCGGGAGTAGAGGTCGGGATTGGCGCGCAGCAGGTCGCGCACGTTCTCCTTGCCCTGGCCGAGCCGCTCGTCGCCGTAGCTGTACCAGGCGCCGGATTTCTGGATGATCTCGGCGGCGGTGCCCAGCTCGATCAGGTCGCCTTCCTTGGAGATGCCCTCGCCGTAGAGGATGTCGAACTCCGCCTTCTTGAAGGGGGGCGCCACCTTGTTCTTGACCACCTTCACGCGCACGTGGTTGCCGACCACGTCCTCGCCCTGCGTGATGGCGCCGATGCGGCGGATGTCGAGCCGCACCGAGCTGTAGAACTTCAGCGCGTTGCCGCCGGACGTGGTCTCGGGGTTGCCGAACATCACGCCGATCTTCATGCGGATCTGGTTGGTGAAGATGACCAGCGTGTGGGTCTTGCTGATCGCGCCGGTGAGCTTGCGCAGGGCCTGGCTCATGAGGCGGGCCTGCAGGCCGACGTGCTGGTCGCCCATCTCGCCCTCGATCTCCGCGCGCGGCACCAGGGCGGCCACCGAGTCGATGACCACGACGTCCACGGCGCCCGAGCGCACGAGCATCTCGGTGATCTCCAGGGCCTGCTCGCCGGTGTCCGGCTGCGAGACCAGCAGGTTGTCGATGTCCACGCCGATGAGCCGGGCGTAGACGGGGTCCAGGGCGTGTTCGGCGTCCACGAAGGCCGCCACGCCGCCCTTGCGCTGGGCGTTGGCGATCGTGGTCAACGCCACGGTCGTCTTGCCGCTGCCCTCGGGGCCGAAGATCTCGACCACGCGCCCCTTGGGCAGGCCGCCCACGCCGAGCGCGATGTCCAGCGCGAGGCTGCCGGTGGAGATCGGCTCGATGCCCTCGACCACCTGGTTCTCCCCGAGCAGCATGATCGATCCCTTGCCGAACTGCTTCTCGATCTGGGCCCGCGTCAGCTCCAGGGCCTTGGCCTTCTCCTGCTGCCTGTCCATAGCCATTGCGAATCACTCCTTGGGTGTGGGACTGCGTCCGGGAGATCGTGCGGGCGGCGAGCCAGGCCGCGCCGGGGCGGTCGGTATTTGCGACCTTACTACGGCGCCGCGGCCCCCGCCAGCGGGAAAACAGTGCGCGTCTCGTGGAGGGCTCCCCCGG belongs to bacterium and includes:
- the recA gene encoding recombinase RecA — translated: MAMDRQQEKAKALELTRAQIEKQFGKGSIMLLGENQVVEGIEPISTGSLALDIALGVGGLPKGRVVEIFGPEGSGKTTVALTTIANAQRKGGVAAFVDAEHALDPVYARLIGVDIDNLLVSQPDTGEQALEITEMLVRSGAVDVVVIDSVAALVPRAEIEGEMGDQHVGLQARLMSQALRKLTGAISKTHTLVIFTNQIRMKIGVMFGNPETTSGGNALKFYSSVRLDIRRIGAITQGEDVVGNHVRVKVVKNKVAPPFKKAEFDILYGEGISKEGDLIELGTAAEIIQKSGAWYSYGDERLGQGKENVRDLLRANPDLYSRIEHKVLVHYGVRTEPAAAADAVAPAAKAAVEGGADEAPKPGRGRRAAATD
- a CDS encoding RecX family transcriptional regulator, translating into MDGTEPGIRLLSLDRGDGEARLALSDGTVLELATSSLPPDLPACGEVLPAALLATLHEAAVRKQIARRLFRELDRRLRTRADLRSRLLAAGYPPGPVDEVLERFEETDVHSDRRFAEAWCRDTLRAKPVGRRLLADRLARSGVPPALAAAVAA